In Halobaculum sp. XH14, a single genomic region encodes these proteins:
- a CDS encoding AbrB/MazE/SpoVT family DNA-binding domain-containing protein: MVRKKTLSPSGAKDENGEYHNVHVNLHEDELAVAGLEIGDEVFVRVRDGKIIIQAADPDEVEHDF; encoded by the coding sequence ATGGTCCGGAAAAAGACGCTCAGCCCGAGTGGCGCTAAGGACGAGAACGGCGAGTACCACAACGTCCACGTGAACCTCCACGAGGACGAACTCGCCGTCGCGGGCCTCGAAATCGGCGACGAGGTGTTCGTGCGGGTCCGGGACGGGAAGATCATCATCCAGGCTGCGGACCCCGACGAGGTCGAACACGACTTCTGA
- a CDS encoding MATE family efflux transporter, producing the protein MGLAGRVRSLFRGPDEFDLTSGGIGKPLLFLSLPIVVTNLFQTAYNLADTFWLGQYSTDALAAISFAFPMVFLLISLGMGISVAGSVLVAQYTGAGEEREAEYAASQTVTFAVVASVVLGGVGYLFIEDFLALMGASADVLPLATDYMQVISLGLAFMFGFAVFISLMRGYGDTITPMLVMFGSVVLNIVIDPFLIFGFESNPLFGMLGARGLEASLLAATGYTGSGIAGAAYATVFSRALALVVGLAIMFRGIRGVRIRHRDMVPDLRYLRRLFRIGLPASIEGTGRALSMNLLLFIVALFPDTVVAAYGIGTRVFSVVFLPAIAVARGVETMTGQNMGADKPARAERAAGLAAKVLFVALTVGGVVVWFGAAPIADVFTTDPAVVAVAETFLRYVALTFGFIGIMRAYTGSFRGAGKTLTAAAISVLMLGVVRFPIAWVAAGSIGERGIWLAFAVSNVVGAAVAYAWYRRGTWRGGDLTGEDVGLGDAGMEASTTDD; encoded by the coding sequence ATGGGACTCGCCGGCCGCGTCAGGTCCCTGTTCAGGGGCCCCGACGAGTTCGATCTCACCTCGGGCGGCATCGGGAAGCCGCTGCTGTTCCTCTCGCTGCCGATCGTCGTCACGAACCTGTTCCAGACCGCCTACAACCTCGCGGACACGTTCTGGCTCGGCCAGTACAGCACCGACGCGCTGGCCGCCATCTCCTTCGCGTTCCCGATGGTGTTCCTGCTCATCTCGCTGGGGATGGGCATCTCGGTCGCGGGCAGCGTCCTCGTCGCACAGTACACCGGCGCGGGCGAGGAACGCGAGGCCGAGTACGCCGCCTCCCAGACCGTCACCTTCGCGGTCGTCGCCTCGGTCGTCCTCGGCGGGGTCGGCTACCTCTTCATCGAGGACTTCCTCGCGCTCATGGGGGCCTCGGCGGACGTGCTGCCGCTGGCGACCGACTACATGCAGGTCATCTCGCTCGGGCTCGCGTTCATGTTCGGGTTCGCCGTCTTCATCTCGCTCATGCGGGGGTACGGCGACACGATCACGCCGATGCTCGTCATGTTCGGCTCGGTCGTGCTGAACATCGTCATCGACCCGTTCCTCATCTTCGGCTTCGAGTCGAACCCGCTGTTCGGGATGCTCGGCGCGCGCGGACTGGAAGCCAGCCTGCTCGCGGCGACCGGATACACGGGTTCCGGCATCGCCGGGGCCGCGTACGCGACCGTGTTCTCGCGGGCGCTCGCGCTGGTCGTCGGGCTCGCAATCATGTTCCGCGGGATCCGCGGCGTCCGGATCCGCCACCGAGACATGGTGCCGGACCTGCGCTACCTCCGCCGACTCTTCCGGATCGGGCTGCCCGCGTCCATCGAGGGCACCGGTCGGGCACTGTCGATGAACCTGCTGCTGTTCATCGTCGCGCTGTTCCCGGACACGGTCGTCGCCGCCTACGGGATCGGGACGCGCGTGTTCTCGGTCGTCTTCCTCCCGGCCATCGCGGTCGCCCGCGGGGTCGAGACGATGACCGGCCAGAACATGGGTGCGGACAAGCCCGCCCGTGCCGAGCGGGCGGCCGGGCTCGCGGCGAAGGTGCTGTTCGTGGCGCTCACCGTCGGCGGGGTCGTCGTCTGGTTCGGGGCCGCGCCCATCGCCGACGTGTTCACGACCGACCCCGCGGTGGTCGCCGTCGCCGAGACGTTCCTCCGCTACGTCGCGCTCACGTTCGGCTTCATCGGCATCATGCGGGCCTACACGGGGAGCTTCCGGGGCGCGGGCAAGACGCTCACCGCGGCGGCCATCTCCGTGCTGATGCTCGGCGTCGTCCGCTTCCCCATCGCGTGGGTGGCGGCCGGTTCGATCGGCGAGCGGGGGATCTGGCTCGCCTTCGCCGTCTCGAACGTCGTCGGCGCGGCCGTCGCGTACGCGTGGTACAGGCGCGGCACGTGGCGCGGGGGCGATCTCACCGGCGAGGACGTCGGACTCGGGGACGCCGGGATGGAGGCGTCGACGACCGACGACTGA
- a CDS encoding AAA family ATPase yields the protein MRVIGTVGLPGSGKGEAAAVAEAEGVPVVTMGDVIREACRNRGLDPAEHHGAVARALREEDGPAAVAERSIPAIRDAAADADAVLVDGLRSTVELERFREAFGDDFRLVAVEAPFDLRAERLGARGRDDSDVDVEALRQREERELEFGMGEVIDAADVTVDNTGTLAAFRERIRAILAAEGDDPGTDGDRPPADATREADAGGQP from the coding sequence ATGCGAGTCATCGGAACCGTCGGACTGCCCGGCAGCGGCAAGGGCGAGGCCGCGGCCGTCGCCGAGGCGGAGGGCGTCCCGGTCGTGACGATGGGCGACGTCATCCGCGAGGCGTGCCGCAACCGGGGGCTCGACCCCGCCGAACACCACGGCGCGGTCGCACGGGCGCTCCGCGAGGAGGACGGCCCCGCCGCCGTCGCCGAGCGCTCGATCCCCGCCATCCGGGACGCTGCGGCCGACGCGGACGCCGTCCTCGTCGACGGCCTCCGGTCGACCGTGGAACTGGAACGGTTCCGCGAGGCGTTCGGCGACGACTTCCGCCTCGTCGCCGTGGAAGCGCCGTTCGACCTGCGCGCAGAGCGGCTCGGTGCCCGGGGCCGCGACGACTCCGACGTGGACGTCGAGGCGCTGCGGCAGCGCGAGGAGCGCGAACTGGAGTTCGGCATGGGCGAGGTCATCGACGCGGCCGACGTGACCGTCGATAACACAGGGACGCTGGCGGCGTTCCGCGAGCGAATCCGGGCGATCCTCGCGGCCGAGGGGGACGACCCCGGAACCGACGGCGACCGGCCACCCGCGGACGCGACGCGGGAAGCCGACGCGGGAGGGCAGCCGTGA
- the pfdA gene encoding prefoldin subunit alpha has product MSLGGGGQGQQQLQQLSQELQAIDEEIEAVEADIEEVRQEQRGIDEAKEAIETLDTGSTVQVPLGGGAYVRAEISDIDEVVVSLGGGYAAEQEEDDAAEALDRKRDALDDRIAELQTEKGELEAESQQLEQQAQQMQQQMQQQQMQQMQQTTGEEGADDGDE; this is encoded by the coding sequence ATGAGCCTCGGCGGCGGCGGCCAGGGCCAGCAGCAGCTCCAGCAGCTCTCCCAGGAACTGCAGGCGATCGACGAGGAGATCGAGGCGGTCGAGGCCGACATCGAGGAGGTCCGCCAGGAGCAGCGCGGCATCGACGAGGCCAAGGAGGCCATCGAGACGCTCGACACCGGCTCGACGGTGCAGGTGCCGCTCGGCGGCGGCGCGTACGTCCGCGCGGAGATCAGCGACATCGACGAGGTCGTCGTCTCGCTCGGCGGCGGCTACGCGGCCGAGCAGGAGGAGGACGACGCGGCCGAGGCACTCGACCGCAAGCGCGACGCGCTCGACGACCGCATCGCCGAGCTCCAGACCGAGAAGGGCGAACTCGAGGCCGAGAGCCAGCAGCTCGAACAGCAGGCCCAGCAGATGCAACAGCAGATGCAGCAACAGCAGATGCAACAGATGCAGCAGACGACCGGCGAGGAGGGCGCGGACGACGGGGACGAGTAG
- a CDS encoding RNA-binding domain-containing protein, whose translation MTTVYSIDARIEVPVNDTEVTDRVADAVEALFPNAEFAHEPGKLVAETHTFDPFSDRLHEQEILDTARREFTKGTTDDGFSFALKKQAAFEGVINFAVGEPDELGDVEVTVTVREPSVEEYIDHVAPPTRDGTPIDPNGDRGR comes from the coding sequence GTGACGACCGTCTACAGCATCGACGCGCGCATCGAGGTGCCCGTCAACGACACCGAGGTCACCGACCGCGTCGCCGACGCCGTCGAGGCGCTGTTCCCCAACGCGGAGTTCGCTCACGAACCCGGCAAACTCGTCGCCGAGACCCACACGTTCGACCCCTTCTCCGACCGCCTGCACGAACAGGAGATCCTCGACACGGCCCGTCGGGAGTTCACGAAGGGCACCACCGACGACGGCTTCTCGTTCGCGCTGAAGAAGCAGGCCGCCTTCGAGGGCGTGATCAACTTCGCGGTCGGCGAACCGGACGAACTCGGCGACGTCGAGGTGACCGTGACCGTCCGCGAGCCCTCGGTCGAGGAGTACATCGACCACGTCGCGCCGCCGACCCGCGACGGCACCCCCATCGACCCGAACGGCGACCGCGGGCGGTAG
- a CDS encoding DUF7410 domain-containing protein: MTESHDAGGPGDDVGSPVSDAAGGTAGGDAETRGPTGTRHGAGGVRIDDPDSRRAVPTSVPDGETPGARCPHCERPFRTERLRDLHVGEVHEESSSDEERAAHEDADEAELDELFFYHIKVVVLIGLLFSAFVLGYTVVLSGAG; this comes from the coding sequence ATGACCGAGTCACACGACGCGGGCGGTCCAGGTGACGACGTCGGCTCCCCGGTGAGCGACGCGGCGGGCGGGACGGCAGGCGGCGACGCGGAGACGCGCGGTCCGACGGGGACGCGGCACGGGGCCGGCGGCGTCCGCATCGACGACCCGGACTCCCGTCGCGCCGTCCCGACCAGCGTCCCGGACGGGGAGACGCCCGGCGCGCGGTGCCCCCACTGCGAGCGCCCGTTCCGGACCGAACGGCTGCGCGACCTCCACGTCGGCGAGGTCCACGAGGAATCCAGCAGCGACGAGGAACGGGCGGCCCACGAGGACGCCGACGAGGCGGAACTCGACGAACTGTTCTTCTATCACATCAAGGTCGTCGTCCTCATCGGCCTGCTGTTCTCGGCGTTCGTGCTCGGCTACACGGTCGTGCTCAGCGGCGCGGGCTAG
- a CDS encoding BGTF surface domain-containing protein, which produces MNAPVGPRPARIVLLTTLLLGTVLGGTAAGAGQSDSVSLAAENGSVIVHATDEATVHGTADLPEETELSVGIRSAGDTDPQFFKSATATVGPDGTFSATFDLAELSAGDEFTVTVSDGNSTIAESDGRILAPGATVTPGATEGDTVTSLPGFGVPVAVTALLALAGLAGLARRR; this is translated from the coding sequence ATGAACGCCCCAGTTGGTCCTCGACCCGCACGAATCGTCCTCCTCACAACGCTCCTCCTCGGCACGGTGCTCGGCGGGACGGCCGCCGGGGCGGGCCAGTCCGACTCGGTCTCGCTCGCCGCGGAGAACGGTTCCGTGATCGTCCACGCGACCGACGAGGCGACGGTCCATGGCACGGCCGACCTCCCGGAGGAAACGGAACTGTCCGTCGGGATTCGATCCGCCGGCGACACCGACCCACAGTTCTTCAAGTCCGCGACCGCGACGGTCGGTCCCGACGGAACCTTCAGCGCGACGTTCGACCTGGCCGAACTGTCCGCCGGCGACGAGTTCACGGTGACCGTCAGCGACGGCAACTCGACGATCGCCGAGTCCGACGGGCGGATCCTCGCGCCCGGCGCGACCGTCACGCCGGGAGCGACCGAGGGAGACACCGTGACGAGCCTCCCCGGGTTCGGCGTTCCGGTGGCGGTGACGGCGCTGCTCGCCCTCGCTGGGCTCGCAGGGCTTGCTCGACGGCGATAA
- a CDS encoding non-histone chromosomal MC1 family protein, with protein MVREDGKRNFALRETDGDEESVYSGNTPRQAALKAARRLDPASSEDEASGTELRLREKGTDKVHIYDGWAWRESAPDNKPDWMPGEITEANVSKKGIEHLES; from the coding sequence ATGGTACGCGAGGACGGTAAGCGAAATTTCGCACTGCGCGAGACTGACGGGGACGAGGAGAGCGTCTACTCGGGGAACACTCCCCGACAGGCGGCGCTGAAGGCTGCCCGACGTCTCGACCCGGCCAGTTCCGAGGACGAGGCGTCGGGGACGGAGCTCCGTCTCCGCGAGAAGGGAACCGACAAGGTCCATATCTACGACGGCTGGGCCTGGCGCGAGTCGGCTCCCGACAACAAACCCGACTGGATGCCCGGCGAGATCACCGAGGCGAACGTCTCGAAGAAGGGCATCGAGCATCTCGAGAGTTAG
- a CDS encoding DUF7546 family protein: protein MTATLDRLADLELRHRHGWLLGLVALELLSAVAYFGLTSAQVTSVRYVVYPFVWITVGVWAVTAVDVSADAPRSHRVAAAVLAAAYFLVLAWLAGLVSVYSLGPGHSHSHLNGLQVAMVQPGWGPRVAYVTHVFHVYFVPYRAIGFLALAYLVYATVLDATGAALSGALGLVACVGCTFPIVAGLAAGVVGPGVAAAVTDYSVDLSTAVFLAAVALLVVRPGFRT from the coding sequence GTGACCGCGACGCTCGACCGGCTGGCCGATCTGGAGCTCCGCCACCGGCACGGCTGGCTGCTGGGGCTCGTGGCGCTGGAACTGCTCTCGGCGGTCGCCTACTTCGGACTCACCTCGGCCCAGGTCACGAGCGTCAGGTACGTCGTCTACCCGTTCGTCTGGATCACGGTCGGCGTCTGGGCGGTCACGGCCGTCGACGTCTCCGCCGACGCGCCCCGGAGCCACCGCGTCGCCGCCGCCGTCCTCGCGGCCGCCTACTTCCTCGTGCTCGCGTGGCTCGCCGGCCTCGTCTCGGTGTACTCGCTCGGCCCCGGCCACAGCCACAGCCACCTCAACGGCCTCCAGGTCGCGATGGTCCAGCCCGGCTGGGGGCCGCGCGTCGCCTACGTCACGCACGTGTTCCACGTGTACTTCGTCCCGTACCGCGCCATCGGCTTCCTGGCGCTCGCGTACCTCGTGTACGCGACCGTCCTCGACGCGACGGGCGCGGCGCTCTCGGGGGCGCTCGGGCTGGTCGCCTGTGTCGGCTGCACGTTCCCCATCGTCGCCGGCCTCGCCGCGGGCGTCGTCGGCCCGGGCGTCGCGGCGGCGGTGACCGACTACTCGGTGGACCTCTCGACCGCGGTGTTCCTCGCGGCCGTGGCCCTCCTCGTCGTCCGCCCGGGGTTCCGAACGTGA
- a CDS encoding valine--tRNA ligase yields the protein MPSGDYDPEAVEPKWQRRWVETDTYAYDEDAATDPNTTFSIDTPPPTVSGSLHWGHVYGSILQDTVARFNRMNGKEVFFPFGYDDNGIASERLTEDELDVRHQDYERREFQQLCREVCAEYEAEFTEKMQELGISIDWDQTYRTIEPRVQRVSQLSFIDLYEQGREYREKAPAIWCPECETAISQVETEDDERDSHFHDVEFVTVDGTDEDGEPFTISTTRPELLPACVAVFVHPDDDDNQHLVGEEARIPLFGQEVPIIADERVDMETGSGIVMCCTFGDQTDIEWYQAHDLDLRIAIDESGHMTGVAEGYEGLDSDEAREAIVADLEADGALLDRRAITHTVNVHERCGTPVEFLVTEQWYVKILDRTDEYLQAGREMEWFPDKMFTRYEHWIEGLQWDWLISRQRSSGIPFPVWYCGDCGEVVVAEKADLPVDPLSDDPPVETCPECGGDEFDPEDDVLDTWATSSLTPLINAGWDWVPEAASDAADGGEGNSEGFEMARPELYPMDVRPQGHDIISFWLFHTVIKCYEHTGEVPFESTMINGMVLDENREKMSKSKGNVVAPDEVLAKYPVDAARYWATGSAVGDDLPYQEKGLRAGEKLMQKLWNASKLVDSLTPESDPDLAPGDLRELDRWLLAELDDLVDTVTGQFEAREFSKARDDLRSFFWHTFCDDYLEVAKTRVRDAHDDDPAAQYTLRVAHRRFLKLFAPFLAHETEELWQELYAEADVAEGGSVHRTDWPEPLEIEADHAAGRTATAVIGALRRYKSERGLPLNAELGRVEVWGEGDVAAFADDVRGVMNVADLDVLAAEPEIETVVTGIDLDYAQVGPQFGSKVGDIDAAIAEGEYEVADDELHVAGETLGSELFEVERDRQYAGEGDLLEAEDAVVIVHGAAEN from the coding sequence ATGCCCAGTGGAGACTACGACCCCGAGGCCGTCGAGCCGAAGTGGCAGCGGCGCTGGGTCGAGACCGACACCTACGCCTACGACGAGGACGCGGCGACGGACCCGAACACGACCTTCTCCATCGACACGCCGCCGCCGACCGTATCGGGCAGTCTCCACTGGGGCCACGTGTACGGCTCCATCCTCCAGGACACCGTCGCGCGCTTCAACCGGATGAACGGCAAGGAGGTGTTCTTCCCGTTCGGCTACGACGACAACGGCATCGCCTCCGAGCGCCTGACCGAGGACGAACTCGACGTCCGGCACCAGGACTACGAGCGTCGGGAGTTCCAGCAGCTCTGCCGCGAGGTCTGTGCGGAGTACGAGGCCGAGTTCACCGAGAAGATGCAGGAACTGGGCATCTCCATCGACTGGGACCAGACGTACCGGACCATCGAGCCGCGCGTCCAGCGGGTCTCACAGCTCTCTTTCATCGACCTCTACGAGCAGGGCCGCGAGTACCGCGAGAAGGCGCCCGCCATCTGGTGTCCCGAGTGCGAGACGGCCATCTCGCAGGTCGAGACCGAGGACGACGAGCGGGACAGCCACTTCCACGACGTCGAGTTCGTCACCGTCGACGGGACGGACGAGGACGGCGAGCCGTTCACCATCTCCACCACGCGGCCGGAGCTCCTGCCGGCCTGCGTCGCCGTGTTCGTCCACCCGGACGACGACGACAACCAGCACCTCGTCGGCGAGGAGGCACGGATTCCGCTGTTCGGCCAGGAGGTGCCGATCATCGCCGACGAGCGCGTCGACATGGAGACGGGCTCGGGCATCGTGATGTGCTGTACGTTCGGCGACCAGACCGACATCGAGTGGTACCAGGCCCACGACCTCGACCTGCGCATCGCCATCGACGAGTCCGGACACATGACCGGCGTCGCCGAGGGGTACGAGGGGCTCGACTCCGACGAGGCGCGCGAGGCGATCGTCGCCGACCTCGAGGCGGACGGCGCGCTGCTGGACCGGCGGGCGATCACCCACACCGTCAACGTCCACGAGCGCTGTGGCACTCCCGTCGAGTTCCTCGTCACCGAGCAGTGGTACGTGAAGATCCTCGACCGGACCGACGAGTACCTGCAGGCCGGCCGGGAGATGGAGTGGTTCCCCGACAAGATGTTCACGCGGTACGAACACTGGATCGAGGGGCTCCAGTGGGACTGGCTCATCTCGCGCCAGCGCTCCTCCGGCATCCCGTTCCCGGTGTGGTACTGCGGGGACTGCGGCGAGGTCGTCGTCGCCGAGAAGGCGGACCTGCCGGTCGACCCGCTGTCGGACGACCCGCCGGTGGAGACCTGCCCCGAGTGCGGTGGCGACGAGTTCGACCCGGAGGACGACGTGCTCGACACCTGGGCGACCTCGAGCCTGACGCCGCTCATCAACGCCGGGTGGGACTGGGTGCCCGAGGCGGCATCGGACGCCGCCGACGGTGGGGAGGGGAACTCGGAGGGATTCGAGATGGCCCGCCCCGAACTCTACCCGATGGACGTGCGCCCGCAGGGCCACGACATCATCAGCTTCTGGCTGTTCCACACGGTCATCAAGTGCTACGAACACACCGGCGAGGTGCCGTTCGAGTCGACGATGATCAACGGGATGGTGCTCGACGAGAACCGCGAGAAGATGTCCAAGTCGAAGGGGAACGTCGTCGCGCCCGACGAAGTGCTGGCGAAGTACCCCGTCGACGCCGCGCGCTACTGGGCGACCGGCTCCGCGGTCGGGGACGACCTGCCGTACCAGGAGAAAGGCCTGCGCGCGGGCGAGAAGCTGATGCAGAAGCTCTGGAACGCCTCGAAGCTGGTCGACTCGCTCACGCCCGAATCGGACCCCGACCTCGCGCCCGGCGACTTGCGGGAACTCGACCGCTGGCTGCTCGCCGAACTCGACGACCTCGTCGACACCGTCACCGGCCAGTTCGAGGCGCGCGAGTTCTCGAAGGCCCGGGACGACCTCCGGAGCTTCTTCTGGCACACGTTCTGTGACGACTACCTCGAGGTGGCCAAGACGCGGGTCCGGGACGCCCACGACGACGACCCGGCCGCACAGTACACGCTTCGGGTCGCTCACCGGCGGTTCCTGAAGCTGTTCGCGCCGTTTCTCGCCCACGAGACGGAGGAGCTGTGGCAGGAACTCTACGCCGAGGCGGACGTGGCCGAGGGCGGCTCGGTCCACCGGACGGACTGGCCAGAGCCCCTGGAAATCGAGGCCGACCACGCGGCCGGTCGGACCGCCACCGCGGTCATCGGCGCGCTCCGGCGGTACAAGAGCGAGCGCGGCCTGCCGCTGAACGCCGAACTCGGGCGCGTCGAGGTGTGGGGCGAGGGCGACGTCGCCGCGTTCGCCGACGACGTGCGCGGGGTGATGAACGTCGCGGACCTCGACGTGCTCGCCGCGGAACCCGAAATCGAGACGGTCGTGACCGGCATCGACCTCGACTACGCGCAGGTCGGCCCGCAGTTCGGCTCGAAGGTCGGCGACATCGACGCGGCCATCGCCGAGGGCGAGTACGAGGTCGCGGACGACGAACTGCACGTGGCGGGCGAGACGCTGGGTTCGGAGCTGTTCGAGGTGGAGCGCGACCGGCAGTACGCCGGCGAGGGCGACCTGCTGGAGGCCGAGGACGCGGTGGTCATCGTCCACGGGGCCGCCGAGAACTGA
- a CDS encoding quinone-dependent dihydroorotate dehydrogenase translates to MKPYDLAKPALFALPPETAHGVTARLMRAAQGTPVEDAVRGRYVVTDERLRTEAFGCSFPTPVGVAAGFDKNAHVPRFLAALGFGHVEVGGVTAERQAGNPRPRLFRLAEDRALINRMGFNNDGADAIGDRLAAGELPDVPVGVNVGKSKSIPLEDAPSDYLYTYERVGEHADYVAVNVSSPNTPGLRSLQNRDALEAILGELRDAGADPLLVKFSPDLPRPAIEEALAVVDDLDLDGVIATNTTTERPDSLRSPNRAESGGLSGEPIEERASSLVRFIAERTDVPVVGVGGISDAEGAYRKVRAGASVVQLYTALVYEGPSLAREINEGLLELLERDGFDSIGDAVGVDLE, encoded by the coding sequence ATGAAGCCGTACGACCTCGCGAAACCGGCGCTGTTCGCGCTCCCGCCGGAGACGGCCCACGGCGTGACCGCACGGCTCATGCGGGCCGCACAGGGGACGCCCGTGGAGGACGCCGTACGCGGCCGCTACGTCGTGACCGACGAGCGGCTCCGGACCGAGGCGTTCGGCTGTTCGTTCCCCACGCCGGTCGGCGTCGCCGCCGGGTTCGACAAGAACGCGCACGTCCCGCGCTTCCTCGCGGCGCTCGGCTTCGGTCACGTCGAGGTCGGCGGCGTCACCGCCGAGAGGCAGGCCGGCAACCCGCGCCCGCGCCTCTTCCGACTGGCGGAGGACCGCGCGCTGATCAACCGGATGGGGTTCAACAACGACGGCGCGGACGCCATCGGCGACCGCCTCGCCGCCGGCGAACTCCCGGACGTCCCGGTCGGCGTCAACGTCGGCAAGTCGAAGTCGATCCCCCTGGAGGACGCCCCGTCGGACTACCTGTACACCTACGAGCGCGTGGGCGAACACGCCGACTACGTCGCGGTCAACGTCTCCAGCCCCAACACGCCCGGCCTGCGCTCGCTCCAGAACCGCGACGCGCTGGAGGCGATCCTCGGCGAACTCCGTGACGCCGGCGCCGACCCGCTGCTCGTCAAGTTCTCGCCGGATCTCCCGCGCCCGGCGATCGAGGAGGCGCTCGCGGTCGTCGACGACCTCGACCTCGACGGCGTCATCGCCACGAACACGACGACCGAGCGCCCCGACTCGCTCCGGAGCCCGAACCGCGCGGAGTCGGGGGGGCTCTCCGGAGAACCGATCGAGGAGCGGGCGAGTTCGCTCGTTCGCTTCATCGCCGAACGAACCGACGTGCCCGTCGTCGGTGTCGGCGGTATCTCGGACGCCGAGGGAGCCTACCGGAAGGTCCGGGCAGGTGCGAGCGTGGTGCAACTGTACACCGCACTCGTCTACGAGGGGCCGAGCCTCGCCCGCGAGATAAACGAGGGACTGCTCGAACTGTTGGAACGCGACGGGTTCGACTCGATCGGGGACGCCGTGGGCGTCGACCTGGAGTAG
- the ftsY gene encoding signal recognition particle-docking protein FtsY: MFDGLKDKLSSFREDAAEEVEEKATEAEADADASDAAADAEASAGARANSTGSATADADAPSDAEAAESTDEESDEGGSSASRFQRAAAFATGKVIIEEEDLEEPLRNLEMALLGSDVEMSVAEEILDTVRERMLGESRAQIETTDQLVTEALHDALLEVIAVGQFDFEERIAAAEKPVTIVFTGVNGVGKTTTIAKLSEWLEARGYSSVLANGDTYRAGANEQIREHAEALDRKLIAHDKGGDPAAVIYDGVEYAEANDADVVLGDTAGRLHTSNDLMAQLEKIDRVVDPDLTLFVDESVAGQDAVRRATEFDDAAEIDGVVLSKADADASGGAAISIAYVTGKPVLFLGTGQGYDDLDRFDPEELVDDLVGGE, translated from the coding sequence ATGTTCGACGGCCTGAAGGACAAGCTCTCCTCGTTCCGCGAGGACGCGGCCGAGGAGGTCGAGGAGAAGGCCACCGAGGCGGAAGCCGACGCGGACGCCTCGGACGCGGCGGCCGATGCTGAAGCGTCCGCCGGCGCCCGAGCGAACTCGACCGGCTCGGCGACGGCTGACGCCGACGCTCCGAGCGACGCCGAAGCCGCCGAATCGACAGACGAGGAGTCGGACGAGGGCGGCTCGTCGGCGAGCCGGTTCCAGCGCGCGGCGGCGTTCGCGACCGGGAAGGTCATCATCGAGGAGGAGGACCTGGAGGAGCCCCTCCGGAACCTCGAGATGGCGCTGCTCGGCAGCGACGTGGAGATGAGCGTCGCCGAGGAGATCCTCGACACCGTGCGCGAGCGGATGCTCGGCGAGAGCCGCGCGCAGATCGAGACGACCGACCAGCTCGTCACGGAGGCGCTCCACGACGCGCTGCTGGAGGTCATCGCCGTCGGCCAGTTCGACTTCGAGGAGCGGATCGCCGCGGCCGAGAAACCCGTCACCATCGTGTTCACCGGCGTCAACGGCGTCGGCAAGACGACGACCATCGCGAAGCTCTCCGAGTGGCTCGAAGCCCGCGGCTACTCCTCGGTGCTGGCGAACGGCGACACGTACCGGGCCGGCGCGAACGAGCAGATCCGCGAGCACGCCGAGGCGCTCGACCGGAAGCTGATCGCCCACGACAAGGGCGGCGACCCGGCGGCGGTCATCTACGACGGCGTGGAGTACGCCGAGGCGAACGACGCCGACGTCGTGCTGGGCGACACGGCCGGCCGACTCCACACGAGCAACGACCTGATGGCGCAACTGGAGAAGATCGACCGCGTCGTCGACCCCGACCTGACGCTGTTCGTCGACGAGTCGGTCGCGGGCCAGGACGCGGTCCGGCGTGCCACCGAGTTCGACGACGCGGCCGAGATCGACGGCGTCGTGCTCTCGAAGGCCGACGCGGACGCCTCGGGCGGAGCGGCCATCTCCATCGCGTACGTGACGGGCAAGCCGGTGCTGTTTCTCGGCACCGGCCAGGGGTACGACGACCTCGACCGGTTCGACCCGGAGGAACTGGTCGACGACCTCGTCGGCGGCGAGTAG